One genomic window of Candidatus Nanohalobium constans includes the following:
- a CDS encoding cell wall-binding repeat-containing protein gives MKWKALVVGVALALVTGMGMAQNTSNQTDGLNQSSAELDTVLVASSASHIDPTIADVVSERLGVPVVLAGPENLSDEEAEFFSGVDNAVIVGGPAALSENVEEQIRTETENTIRVWGETATDTSLEVSNYFWSEDNEQVNIVQTDLYDTIQSYRVLSALANDAENPVILEDENMSEEALTELEDQGVEEATVHTTDENITELENIFENNSIEASFENGSAEVLAARLHNETFENTEKDNLFATTGSNFNYGIPTYSSPSTVTFPVTRDSFEKDIQMINGSGFDTFNIIGEPELGQEITGEINQSRETSFIEVTDKVETSIDLVRNNSETWNDLINEDLVSELEFKNANETMEEANESGTTNETENETENESENMTVDTENESQEDTTNSESVASSIGLSSSGNTVAAEGSYSDGNSYSTSTRIFQNQTHIQFLFSLEPTENETSDTEYNFEQELQAEDGEYQTSVGVAVNGEVVEQTRENLTID, from the coding sequence ATGAAATGGAAAGCTTTAGTTGTCGGTGTGGCATTGGCTTTGGTAACTGGTATGGGAATGGCTCAAAATACTTCTAATCAGACGGACGGGTTGAATCAGTCCTCGGCTGAGTTGGATACTGTGTTAGTGGCTTCAAGTGCCAGTCATATAGATCCTACTATTGCCGATGTTGTATCTGAACGTTTAGGAGTTCCTGTGGTTTTAGCAGGACCGGAAAATCTCTCTGATGAAGAAGCTGAGTTTTTCTCAGGAGTAGATAATGCTGTTATTGTTGGAGGTCCTGCAGCATTATCTGAAAATGTTGAGGAACAGATAAGAACTGAGACGGAGAATACTATCCGTGTCTGGGGTGAGACGGCTACAGATACTTCGTTAGAGGTTTCAAACTATTTCTGGTCGGAAGATAATGAACAGGTTAACATAGTTCAAACCGATCTCTACGACACCATTCAATCGTATAGAGTGTTGTCGGCGCTGGCGAATGATGCTGAAAACCCTGTTATTCTGGAAGATGAGAACATGTCGGAAGAAGCTTTAACAGAACTCGAGGATCAGGGCGTAGAGGAAGCAACAGTGCACACAACGGATGAGAATATTACAGAGTTAGAGAACATTTTCGAGAACAACAGTATAGAAGCAAGTTTCGAAAATGGCAGTGCGGAAGTACTGGCAGCTAGGCTTCACAATGAGACATTTGAAAACACTGAGAAAGACAACCTATTTGCGACAACAGGTTCGAACTTTAACTACGGTATTCCTACCTATTCAAGTCCTAGTACCGTAACCTTCCCAGTAACTCGTGACAGTTTCGAGAAGGATATCCAAATGATTAACGGTTCAGGGTTTGACACCTTCAATATCATAGGAGAACCAGAACTAGGACAGGAAATAACCGGAGAAATAAACCAGTCACGTGAAACAAGTTTCATAGAAGTAACAGACAAAGTAGAGACATCAATAGATCTTGTTAGAAACAATTCAGAGACTTGGAACGACTTAATCAACGAAGACCTAGTGAGCGAACTCGAATTCAAAAATGCAAACGAAACTATGGAAGAAGCAAACGAATCCGGAACAACAAACGAAACAGAGAACGAAACGGAGAATGAGTCAGAGAACATGACTGTAGATACGGAGAACGAAAGTCAGGAGGACACAACAAACAGTGAGAGTGTAGCCAGTTCCATCGGGCTATCATCCTCAGGGAACACTGTAGCAGCAGAAGGAAGTTACTCCGATGGTAACAGTTACAGTACATCAACCAGGATCTTCCAGAATCAGACGCATATCCAGTTCCTGTTCAGTCTTGAACCAACAGAGAACGAAACCAGCGACACGGAGTATAACTTCGAGCAAGAACTACAAGCGGAAGACGGAGAATACCAGACAAGTGTCGGAGTCGCAGTAAACGGAGAAGTAGTCGAGCAAACCAGGGAAAACCTGACAATCGACTAA
- a CDS encoding VRR-NUC domain-containing protein, with protein MIPFEKQASLTPSEEYAQELLEANWEQVVRTTPGMLEDLQERFPKVCETLSREIRADAQKDISNIFKPGVPDFLAFNQKGEYKFVEIKTDGDGLRHTQLKWLKDFREVNAEIWFTRKKEVEDKLDTENIGAYTFQDRKGENSEDEITEEVGSKYLVELPKTLASILGLSKEDSVEWRLKNKNELILDSK; from the coding sequence ATGATACCATTCGAAAAACAAGCCTCACTAACACCATCAGAAGAATATGCACAGGAACTATTGGAGGCGAACTGGGAGCAAGTAGTCAGGACCACACCAGGAATGTTGGAAGACTTACAAGAAAGATTCCCTAAAGTCTGTGAAACACTCAGCAGAGAGATCAGAGCAGATGCACAAAAGGACATCTCAAATATCTTCAAGCCAGGCGTACCGGACTTCCTAGCTTTCAACCAGAAAGGAGAATACAAGTTTGTGGAGATAAAAACCGATGGAGACGGACTCAGACACACTCAGTTGAAATGGTTGAAAGATTTTAGAGAAGTAAACGCAGAGATATGGTTCACCCGGAAGAAAGAAGTAGAAGACAAACTTGATACGGAAAATATTGGGGCATATACTTTCCAGGATCGGAAAGGCGAAAACTCAGAGGACGAAATCACGGAAGAGGTAGGCTCAAAATACCTAGTAGAACTGCCGAAAACACTAGCCTCAATCCTGGGTTTGTCTAAGGAGGATTCTGTTGAGTGGCGTCTAAAGAATAAGAACGAACTGATTCTGGATTCAAAATAG
- a CDS encoding protein kinase domain-containing protein — protein sequence MDLEYTWLAGNPEHADTDYFELGDYRFNQSQRLFPQNEMLDEHVEQKGRYAEIYGLEDKVVKLLNPSKFENQCLPQNSEQNREAYRVLEDIDCPNVLTPTEVISGDILSDGQEVVAEDQFATVIERREDTSTLYDHDTSGITWQEAEQIISDVASGLSDLHSHGVVHHDIRPANIFYDQQNTILFDFDHSTTPYTTEPQAPGDYTLEKPPEIKQGGQIDQRYDIFQLGQLWTALTHQIPRTAPLGETIHKLDPETEINEGINPEVPQQHNQLMKQALSFKPEQRPQNAENLLNQIKTRPSPTI from the coding sequence ATGGATTTAGAGTATACTTGGTTGGCAGGAAATCCTGAACACGCTGATACGGACTATTTTGAACTAGGCGACTACCGCTTTAATCAATCCCAGAGATTGTTTCCTCAAAATGAGATGCTTGACGAACATGTAGAACAAAAGGGAAGATACGCAGAAATCTACGGTTTGGAAGATAAAGTAGTTAAGCTGTTAAATCCTTCTAAGTTCGAAAATCAGTGTCTTCCACAGAACTCGGAGCAAAATAGGGAGGCTTACCGAGTCCTAGAGGACATAGATTGTCCAAATGTTTTGACGCCGACAGAAGTTATAAGCGGAGACATACTCTCAGACGGACAAGAAGTAGTGGCTGAAGACCAGTTTGCAACAGTCATTGAGAGAAGAGAAGACACAAGCACTCTCTACGACCATGATACTTCAGGGATCACATGGCAAGAAGCAGAACAGATAATCTCGGATGTGGCTTCAGGCCTATCAGACCTACACAGCCACGGCGTAGTACATCACGATATCCGCCCAGCAAACATATTCTACGACCAACAAAACACAATCCTCTTCGACTTCGACCACTCCACTACGCCATACACCACAGAACCACAAGCACCAGGAGACTACACACTAGAAAAACCTCCAGAAATAAAACAAGGAGGACAGATAGACCAGAGATATGACATCTTCCAACTAGGACAACTCTGGACGGCACTAACACACCAAATACCGAGAACAGCACCACTAGGAGAAACAATCCACAAACTGGACCCAGAAACCGAAATAAACGAAGGAATAAATCCAGAAGTACCTCAGCAACACAACCAACTCATGAAACAAGCACTAAGCTTCAAACCAGAACAACGACCCCAAAATGCAGAAAACCTACTAAACCAGATAAAAACCAGACCAAGTCCAACTATTTAA
- a CDS encoding PIN domain-containing protein, with translation MLTLSKKYGNSGKENEVFHRLKYFYSCSDGRRKSLFFRERITEFRSRLGYFYVEPYEIRSVLSKKKGHERDEIEEIQQEIINSVDIIIPDSSDFLEANKIQKDTFAYPMDSIIMALAMNADAELISFDSELIDLGAKTPEEILDN, from the coding sequence ATGTTGACTCTGTCAAAGAAGTACGGGAACTCAGGGAAAGAGAATGAAGTTTTTCATCGACTCAAATATTTTTATAGCTGTTCTGACGGAAGAAGAAAATCGCTTTTCTTCCGCGAAAGAATTACTGAATTCCGATCACGACTTGGCTACTTCTATGTTGAACCTTATGAGATTAGATCAGTGCTGTCCAAAAAGAAGGGTCACGAAAGAGACGAAATAGAAGAAATCCAGCAAGAAATAATCAACTCAGTCGACATAATCATCCCAGACTCATCAGACTTCTTGGAAGCCAACAAGATTCAGAAAGACACATTTGCATATCCAATGGACAGCATAATAATGGCTTTAGCCATGAATGCCGATGCAGAATTAATCAGCTTTGACAGCGAACTGATAGACCTCGGTGCTAAGACTCCAGAAGAAATACTAGACAATTAA
- a CDS encoding amphi-Trp domain-containing protein has translation MSKEVDLDFQFSNDELANFLENFADKIREGEVGLSFKGKEEVQITPTLQNQLKLDFKQQEDKKTLELNIKLSEEIETTSQGRQKIEVEIV, from the coding sequence ATGAGCAAAGAAGTAGACCTGGACTTCCAGTTCTCAAACGATGAACTAGCCAACTTCCTAGAAAACTTCGCAGATAAAATAAGAGAAGGCGAAGTCGGACTAAGCTTCAAAGGAAAAGAAGAAGTCCAGATAACTCCAACACTTCAGAACCAACTAAAACTAGACTTCAAACAACAAGAAGACAAGAAAACACTTGAACTAAACATAAAACTGTCAGAAGAAATAGAAACAACAAGCCAGGGAAGACAGAAAATAGAAGTAGAAATAGTCTAA
- a CDS encoding OapC/ArvC family zinc-ribbon domain-containing protein, which produces MNCGRTYEDDSDKIVDGCECGSSLFMYENEPEMSEEELEEEKAQVKDDIEEMVSEGEKERENIRLEFDLDSISVQEEGVYNINVSRLLKEMPLVIEKSEGIYKIHLPSAFKPEDKDVEIEDLN; this is translated from the coding sequence ATGAACTGCGGTCGGACATATGAGGACGATTCTGATAAGATTGTTGACGGCTGTGAGTGTGGTTCAAGTCTTTTCATGTATGAGAACGAGCCTGAGATGAGTGAGGAAGAGTTAGAGGAGGAGAAGGCTCAGGTTAAGGACGATATTGAAGAGATGGTTTCTGAAGGAGAAAAGGAGAGGGAGAACATTCGTTTGGAGTTTGATCTGGATTCTATCAGTGTGCAGGAGGAAGGAGTGTATAACATCAATGTTTCCCGCCTGTTGAAGGAGATGCCTCTGGTTATTGAGAAGTCAGAAGGTATTTACAAGATTCACTTGCCTTCGGCGTTTAAGCCTGAGGATAAGGATGTAGAGATTGAGGACTTGAACTAG
- a CDS encoding OapB/ArvB family protein — protein MSEEEGVTIEFMSGEKLSGKKFQQKLELVLEKVTDNSVLVLDESWTPEEKRELIQTSMEKVDEDFPGVEFLGLDSGESRFEKARSLFYEKILNEKTRQGMTIVGNSRVMEKIKEERDTVSFLAKLEDQADTSD, from the coding sequence ATGAGCGAAGAGGAAGGAGTCACAATAGAGTTCATGTCCGGAGAGAAACTATCCGGCAAGAAATTCCAACAGAAGCTCGAACTTGTACTGGAAAAAGTAACGGACAACTCAGTACTCGTACTGGATGAATCCTGGACTCCTGAAGAAAAAAGAGAACTAATCCAGACATCTATGGAGAAAGTCGATGAAGACTTTCCCGGCGTCGAATTCTTGGGGCTTGACTCAGGAGAATCACGATTTGAGAAAGCTCGAAGCCTTTTCTATGAAAAAATACTGAATGAGAAGACACGGCAGGGCATGACTATTGTAGGTAACAGCCGTGTAATGGAGAAAATCAAGGAGGAACGTGACACAGTCAGCTTCCTCGCCAAACTTGAAGATCAGGCTGATACCTCAGACTAA
- a CDS encoding Era-like GTP-binding protein yields MIGRLKDLFSNLFGDSEKDDIGIGIYGPPNAGKSTLANEISKDLTGEEMSNVSEVPHETRAVEKKEKVTIESDDGRSLDLNLLDMPGISTNVDFKDFTEHGMEEDKAKGRAKEATKGIVEAIKYLDDVDACLVIFDSTEDPYTQVNVTIIGNLEAKDIPILILANKIDKEGSDPSRVRDAFPQHPVLEISAKEGENIDKLYEEIIERLS; encoded by the coding sequence ATGATAGGGCGTCTTAAAGATTTGTTCAGCAACCTGTTCGGTGACTCCGAGAAAGATGATATCGGTATAGGGATTTATGGTCCTCCCAACGCAGGTAAAAGTACCTTGGCCAACGAAATCAGTAAAGACCTGACAGGAGAGGAAATGAGTAATGTATCGGAGGTCCCTCACGAAACAAGGGCTGTAGAGAAGAAAGAGAAAGTAACGATCGAGTCGGACGACGGTAGAAGCCTTGATCTTAACCTTCTTGATATGCCTGGAATCTCAACAAATGTTGACTTCAAAGACTTTACAGAGCACGGTATGGAAGAAGATAAAGCAAAAGGTCGAGCTAAGGAAGCTACGAAAGGGATAGTGGAGGCAATCAAATATTTGGACGATGTTGATGCGTGTCTAGTGATTTTTGATTCCACAGAAGATCCTTATACGCAGGTAAATGTTACTATAATTGGGAACTTGGAAGCTAAGGATATCCCGATTTTGATTCTAGCTAATAAGATTGATAAGGAAGGATCTGATCCTTCAAGAGTCCGTGATGCCTTCCCTCAGCATCCGGTGCTTGAAATCTCCGCTAAGGAAGGAGAGAATATAGATAAACTTTATGAGGAAATAATCGAAAGGTTGTCATAA
- a CDS encoding NUDIX domain-containing protein — protein MKTEKGVIIVAYKESRRNNRYAILKRKKNWEGWELPKGHLEEDDYEDTVKLELGEEAGIKEDEIEEITDLEETAEWTFEEDGEEIKREYKAFIVRVSEEAQIDITENPHDEHEQGFFLKKKDVEGLLTYQNNVEVLERAAEIVSQE, from the coding sequence ATGAAGACCGAAAAGGGAGTAATCATAGTGGCCTACAAAGAAAGCCGGAGAAACAACCGGTACGCCATTCTGAAGAGGAAGAAGAACTGGGAAGGCTGGGAGCTACCTAAAGGTCACCTAGAGGAAGATGATTATGAAGACACGGTTAAACTTGAACTAGGCGAAGAAGCAGGAATAAAAGAAGACGAAATAGAAGAAATCACCGATCTAGAAGAAACTGCAGAGTGGACCTTTGAAGAAGACGGAGAAGAGATAAAGAGAGAATACAAAGCATTCATAGTTAGAGTGTCCGAAGAAGCTCAGATCGACATTACTGAGAACCCTCACGACGAACATGAACAAGGATTCTTCCTGAAAAAGAAAGATGTGGAAGGTCTTCTGACTTATCAGAACAATGTTGAGGTTTTGGAGAGAGCAGCTGAGATAGTAAGCCAAGAATGA
- a CDS encoding glutathione S-transferase N-terminal domain-containing protein, with product MTQPDEMLELYQFEGCPFCSKVRQKFTDLGIDFIARAVDPEDRSRVEEVSGQTNVPVLVDPNTDTVMPESDDIVDYLEEHYG from the coding sequence ATGACACAACCCGACGAGATGCTGGAACTCTACCAGTTCGAAGGATGCCCATTCTGTTCAAAAGTACGGCAAAAATTCACAGACCTAGGGATAGACTTCATAGCGAGAGCAGTAGACCCAGAAGACAGAAGCAGAGTAGAAGAAGTATCGGGCCAAACGAATGTACCTGTACTAGTTGACCCTAACACCGACACCGTGATGCCGGAAAGCGATGATATCGTGGATTACCTGGAAGAGCATTATGGCTGA